From one Bacteriovorax sp. BAL6_X genomic stretch:
- a CDS encoding sterol desaturase family protein yields MINLQDYINEIWQFERASSRLFLPFLLSSILVICIWNLKNGRSFKVSFLNTIKDSSFHTDLGLFLFNSLLKITVFASVAGLSIEIAWYLQVFFLKYFPYLRSSIEVSTFSIVLFSALAFAFDDFIRFGVHLVMHRVPFLWKLHRTHHTATSLNPLTLYRAHPLEVLIATFRNALSGGIVTAIGAFLFGSLDIFYTALGVNIFGLIFNSAFSNLRHSSVPIRFGIFEKAFISPYMHQIHHSSNPKHFNKNYGTCFTFWDKIAGSLYSPKKSEELKFGAD; encoded by the coding sequence GTGATTAATTTACAAGACTATATTAATGAGATTTGGCAATTTGAAAGAGCTTCTTCACGGCTCTTCTTGCCATTTCTCTTATCTTCCATTCTTGTAATCTGTATATGGAATTTAAAGAATGGAAGAAGTTTTAAAGTATCTTTTTTAAATACGATTAAAGACTCCTCGTTTCATACTGATTTAGGATTATTTCTTTTTAATTCACTTTTAAAAATTACGGTATTCGCTTCGGTAGCGGGGTTAAGCATTGAAATCGCTTGGTACTTACAAGTTTTCTTCTTGAAATATTTTCCATATTTGAGAAGCTCTATTGAGGTTTCGACTTTTTCAATTGTTCTATTTTCTGCGTTAGCATTTGCTTTCGATGATTTTATTCGTTTTGGAGTTCATTTGGTAATGCATAGAGTACCATTTCTTTGGAAGCTTCATCGTACACATCATACTGCAACAAGCTTAAATCCATTAACATTATATAGAGCGCATCCTTTGGAAGTTCTAATCGCTACATTTCGAAATGCTTTATCCGGAGGTATTGTTACGGCCATTGGAGCATTTCTTTTTGGTTCTCTCGATATTTTCTATACAGCTCTTGGTGTTAATATTTTTGGTCTGATTTTTAATAGTGCTTTTAGTAATCTTAGACACTCTAGTGTTCCAATTCGATTTGGTATTTTCGAAAAGGCTTTTATAAGCCCATATATGCATCAAATTCATCATTCTTCAAACCCTAAGCACTTTAATAAGAACTATGGTACATGTTTTACTTTTTGGGATAAGATCGCAGGAAGTTTATATTCACCAAAGAAGTCAGAAGAATTGAAATTTGGAGCAGATTAA
- a CDS encoding S8 family serine peptidase: protein MIKSLKILMTMACLVSTQANEINAPLILGKKLTPFWAQEYIGADLIKDELKKIQNLKKIDVAVIDIGFEKDHINLTEDIEVPPQLNGRRRMIGDHGTSVVNIFNGPYGITDQLNLMSLGRVNYNFLYSYYWDTYVESNRIPRIISNSVGWSDNQDIADIANEAFEKDVLWFLASGNGHPEEETSKVERESKALLIGSFSPSGLTSSDTQNHESLLVLAPANNELATIDGRGRHSLFGATSGATPMVAASVTNVLSFLPKLKHHHVIALIKKTAFKSVENKLGNERMPGLFNGYKFFKVAQRVAKQCPNQDKTCLDQVIKDREIYQFTKTKVISCKKFKMTATVDQDETLKAMRTSAFLGNNEQARELACAYDYIGFEKNAQYFRFITSDKLDLKAMEESAMKAIDEEIYGISYYRYRSHYSDKYNTYIKEHKKIGPYFKESLLSF, encoded by the coding sequence ATGATAAAATCACTAAAAATTCTAATGACAATGGCCTGCCTTGTAAGTACACAGGCCAACGAAATCAATGCTCCACTTATTCTCGGTAAGAAACTCACTCCATTTTGGGCACAAGAGTATATTGGAGCCGACCTTATTAAGGACGAATTAAAAAAAATACAGAACTTAAAGAAAATCGATGTGGCCGTAATCGATATTGGATTTGAAAAAGATCATATAAACCTCACTGAAGATATTGAGGTTCCACCACAATTAAATGGCCGAAGAAGAATGATTGGAGATCACGGAACAAGTGTCGTTAATATTTTTAACGGACCTTATGGCATTACTGATCAACTGAATCTCATGAGCTTAGGGCGAGTGAATTATAATTTTCTCTATTCTTACTATTGGGATACATACGTTGAAAGTAATCGCATTCCTCGAATTATAAGTAACTCAGTTGGCTGGTCTGATAATCAAGATATAGCAGATATAGCCAATGAGGCCTTTGAGAAAGATGTTCTCTGGTTTCTAGCATCAGGAAATGGTCACCCAGAAGAAGAGACATCAAAAGTTGAAAGAGAGTCAAAGGCCCTTCTTATTGGAAGCTTTTCCCCTTCAGGCTTAACTAGCTCAGATACACAAAACCATGAAAGCCTACTCGTCCTTGCGCCTGCAAATAATGAGCTTGCTACAATTGATGGACGAGGAAGACATTCTCTCTTTGGCGCAACGAGTGGCGCGACTCCAATGGTTGCAGCGAGTGTGACAAACGTCCTATCTTTTCTTCCAAAGTTAAAACATCATCACGTAATTGCGCTGATAAAGAAGACAGCATTTAAGTCAGTTGAAAACAAACTTGGTAACGAAAGAATGCCAGGGCTTTTTAATGGTTATAAATTCTTTAAAGTTGCCCAAAGGGTTGCAAAACAATGTCCTAATCAAGATAAAACGTGTTTAGATCAAGTAATTAAAGACAGAGAAATTTATCAGTTCACTAAGACCAAGGTCATTTCATGTAAAAAGTTTAAAATGACAGCAACAGTGGATCAAGATGAAACTCTAAAGGCCATGAGAACATCAGCGTTTCTTGGCAATAATGAACAGGCCAGAGAGCTAGCTTGTGCATATGACTATATTGGCTTCGAAAAAAATGCTCAGTATTTTCGTTTTATAACAAGTGACAAGCTTGACCTTAAAGCAATGGAAGAATCAGCAATGAAGGCCATTGATGAAGAGATTTATGGTATCAGTTATTATCGCTACCGCTCCCATTATTCGGATAAGTACAACACGTACATTAAAGAACATAAAAAGATAGGACCCTATTTTAAAGAATCTCTATTGAGCTTCTAA
- the rluF gene encoding 23S rRNA pseudouridine(2604) synthase RluF produces the protein MRINKYISQSGICSRREVDGLIDQQLVKINGVIAGIGAIVNEGDIVEVRGTVVKPKVADKEIIIALNKPRGIVSTTESSEKDNIVDYVNHVERIFPIGRLDKDSQGLIFLTNNGDIVNKILRAGNNHEKEYIVTVDKPINDNFINGMSGGVPILGTMTKKCKVEQMSMMVFKITLVQGLNRQIRRMCEYFGYTVTKLDRVRIMNVSLDGLGVGDWRELSEVEVATLYKLIESSSSEDKNSVKKSPARKPQQSQKKKKSKYDRLFKELDKEFNFSGKTTKREEKRKQNAKGKHRRR, from the coding sequence ATGAGAATCAATAAGTATATTAGTCAAAGCGGTATTTGCTCACGACGTGAAGTTGATGGGTTAATAGATCAACAGCTAGTCAAAATAAATGGAGTAATTGCAGGGATTGGTGCAATTGTTAACGAGGGCGACATTGTTGAAGTTCGAGGCACAGTCGTCAAACCAAAAGTTGCGGATAAAGAAATTATTATTGCCCTAAATAAACCACGCGGAATTGTTTCAACAACTGAAAGCAGTGAGAAGGATAATATTGTTGACTACGTCAATCATGTGGAGAGAATCTTTCCTATCGGACGCCTTGATAAAGACTCTCAAGGCCTGATCTTTCTGACTAATAACGGTGATATCGTAAATAAAATCCTGCGCGCAGGTAACAATCATGAAAAAGAGTACATTGTAACAGTAGATAAACCAATCAATGACAACTTTATCAATGGCATGAGTGGTGGAGTTCCTATTTTAGGAACTATGACGAAGAAGTGTAAAGTTGAACAAATGAGTATGATGGTATTTAAGATCACACTCGTCCAGGGCCTAAACCGACAAATTCGTCGTATGTGTGAATACTTTGGCTATACTGTCACAAAGCTGGATCGCGTACGTATCATGAATGTGAGCCTTGATGGTCTTGGAGTTGGTGACTGGAGAGAGTTGAGTGAAGTAGAAGTGGCAACTCTTTACAAGCTAATTGAAAGTTCTTCTTCTGAAGATAAAAATTCAGTAAAAAAATCTCCAGCTAGAAAGCCTCAACAATCACAAAAAAAGAAAAAGAGTAAGTACGATAGGCTCTTTAAAGAGTTAGACAAGGAGTTTAACTTCAGTGGCAAGACAACAAAACGTGAAGAAAAACGTAAGCAAAATGCTAAAGGCAAGCACCGACGTCGTTAA